One Kiloniellales bacterium genomic window carries:
- a CDS encoding ATP-dependent helicase, with amino-acid sequence MAWSDGLDPASPVYRIASSANPHVRVVAGPGTGKSFAMQRRVARLLEIGVDPDVILPVTFTRVAAEDLHRELVGMDVPGCDDLEGVTLHSLALRILMRNHVLGATGRVPRPLNEFELEPLICDLMGAHGGKKAVKKLKKAYEAAWARLQHQQPGYAPDAADAAFQTDLLAWLQFHEAMLIGEVIPQIHQYLDSNPAATERSEYTHILVDEYQDLNRAEQGVIELLSDAASVCIVGDDDQSIYSFKHAHPDGIREWLYANPGADDLGLDECRRCPTKVVEMANSLIGHNALRPVPRPLNPMPVNGVGDVRIIQYSTIDQEVAGVTALVSQMIADGVPPGDILVLAQSRAFGTPLYEALVASSVPTKSYYAESELSHDDAQFAFALLKLFANRQDRVALRWLVGVNGNNWHAAGYRRVREYCEVTGISPWDAMTQLESGALQLPHTNRIFESFRGIVQTLDDLEALPDLQSVVDHLFADEQDTTRDVRELALTILDGTDGDDREEFVRDLSTAISQPEIPTEIADVRIMSLHKSKGLSAPVTVIAGCVQGLLPRSPADDLTLADRAQHLEEQRRLFYVGITRVKAVPSDGIPGTLILTYSQQMPVREALSVGITPAQKKYGQAFLHASQFIRELGPSAPRPVAGN; translated from the coding sequence TTGGCTTGGTCAGACGGTCTTGATCCTGCATCGCCCGTATATAGAATTGCGTCGTCGGCCAATCCTCACGTCCGCGTGGTAGCAGGTCCAGGAACTGGGAAGTCATTCGCTATGCAGCGGCGAGTGGCGCGGCTTCTGGAAATCGGTGTTGATCCAGATGTAATACTGCCAGTGACCTTCACTCGGGTCGCCGCTGAGGACCTCCACCGCGAACTGGTCGGAATGGACGTTCCTGGCTGTGATGACCTTGAAGGCGTCACGCTTCACAGTCTCGCGCTCCGGATTCTCATGCGAAACCATGTCCTGGGTGCGACAGGTCGAGTTCCGCGCCCGCTGAACGAGTTTGAACTTGAACCGCTCATCTGTGACCTCATGGGCGCGCACGGCGGAAAGAAGGCAGTGAAGAAACTAAAGAAGGCCTATGAGGCCGCTTGGGCGCGCCTTCAGCATCAACAACCGGGTTATGCTCCCGACGCAGCGGATGCCGCCTTTCAAACCGATCTCCTCGCTTGGCTCCAATTTCACGAGGCAATGTTGATCGGAGAAGTAATCCCTCAGATCCACCAATATTTGGATTCGAATCCCGCGGCCACTGAGAGAAGCGAATACACCCACATTCTTGTCGACGAATACCAAGACTTGAACCGCGCGGAGCAAGGCGTGATCGAGCTTTTGTCCGACGCAGCAAGCGTGTGCATCGTCGGTGACGACGATCAGTCGATATATAGCTTCAAGCACGCACACCCTGATGGCATTCGCGAATGGCTTTACGCCAATCCGGGTGCTGACGATCTCGGGCTAGATGAATGTCGCCGCTGCCCCACTAAGGTCGTTGAGATGGCAAACAGCTTGATCGGGCATAATGCTTTGCGGCCGGTACCCCGCCCTTTGAACCCGATGCCTGTCAACGGGGTAGGCGACGTTCGGATCATCCAGTACTCAACAATCGATCAAGAGGTTGCGGGCGTAACGGCGCTAGTATCCCAGATGATCGCTGACGGTGTTCCTCCAGGCGATATCCTGGTTCTTGCCCAAAGCCGGGCCTTCGGGACACCTCTATACGAGGCTCTGGTAGCGAGCAGTGTTCCGACCAAGTCGTACTACGCTGAATCGGAATTGAGCCACGACGACGCCCAGTTTGCGTTCGCGTTGCTGAAGCTTTTCGCAAATCGTCAGGATCGCGTCGCACTGCGTTGGCTGGTCGGCGTGAACGGGAACAACTGGCACGCTGCCGGGTATCGTCGCGTTCGAGAGTACTGTGAGGTTACGGGCATCTCGCCTTGGGATGCTATGACTCAGCTTGAGAGCGGTGCCCTACAATTGCCTCACACTAACCGCATCTTTGAGTCTTTTCGCGGAATTGTTCAGACATTGGATGACTTAGAAGCACTTCCAGATCTCCAATCCGTCGTCGATCATCTTTTCGCTGACGAGCAAGATACGACACGTGATGTACGTGAACTGGCGCTCACAATTCTCGACGGCACGGACGGCGATGACCGCGAAGAGTTTGTACGCGACCTCTCGACTGCAATCAGCCAGCCCGAGATCCCCACCGAGATCGCGGATGTGAGGATCATGAGCTTGCACAAGAGCAAAGGACTAAGCGCGCCCGTCACCGTGATCGCGGGATGTGTTCAAGGGCTTCTTCCAAGGTCGCCTGCCGACGATCTCACGCTCGCCGATCGAGCCCAACACTTAGAAGAACAACGGCGCCTCTTTTATGTCGGAATTACGCGGGTCAAGGCGGTGCCATCGGATGGGATACCCGGCACACTGATCTTGACCTATTCTCAACAGATGCCTGTGCGCGAAGCGCTGTCAGTAGGCATCACGCCGGCACAGAAAAAATACGGACAAGCCTTTCTTCACGCTAGTCAGTTCATACGCGAACTCGGTCCATCAGCCCCGCGTCCGGTGGCCGGAAACTGA
- the katG gene encoding catalase/peroxidase HPI, whose product MSAIAAGKCPVMHGHRLPTSNGAMSNRRWWPNQLNLKLLHQNAPAGNPMGQGFDYAEEFKKLDLDALKNDLYDLMTTSQEWWPADYGHYGPLFIRMAWHSAGTYRTSDGRGGGGTGQQRFAPLNSWPDNGNLDKARLLLWPIKQKYGKQISWADLMILAGNCALESMGFKTFGFAGGRPDVWEPEEDVYWGPETEWLGDERYYGDRELESPLAAVQMGLIYVNPEGPNGNPDPIASGRDIRETFARMAMNDEETVALTAGGHTFGKAHGAGDPALVGPEPEGAPIAAQGMGWLSRHGSGKGGDTITSGIEGAWTPTPTQWDNSYFDTLFGYEWEVTKSPAGAYQWVPKDGAGAEAVPDAHDPSKRHAPMMTTADMAMRMDPIYEPISRRFHENPEELADAFARAWFKLTHRDMGPRARYLGKEVPAEELIWQDPIPEVTHELIDDADIAALKARILESGLSISQLVSTAWASAATFRGSDMRGGANGARIRLAPMKDWEVNQPARLAEVLETLDGIRKDFDAAQSGGKRVSLADLIVLGGCAAVEAAAKKAGHSVTVPFTPGRGDATAAQTDVESVAVLEPIADGFRNYQKAKYTVSAEELLVDRAQLLTLTAPEMTVLLGGLRVLGANVGGSEHGVFTDRVETLSNDFFVNLLDLGTTWTATSDEEDAFEGRDRRTGDLKWTGTRVDLIFGSNSQLRALAEAYACADSQAAFVDDFVAAWDKVMNLDRFDLA is encoded by the coding sequence ATGAGCGCGATCGCTGCAGGCAAGTGCCCGGTGATGCACGGGCATCGCTTGCCCACCTCGAACGGGGCGATGTCGAACCGCAGATGGTGGCCTAACCAGCTGAACCTGAAGCTGCTGCACCAGAACGCCCCTGCGGGCAATCCGATGGGCCAGGGCTTCGACTACGCCGAAGAGTTCAAGAAGCTGGACCTGGATGCCCTCAAGAACGACCTCTACGACTTGATGACCACCTCCCAGGAGTGGTGGCCGGCCGACTACGGTCACTACGGCCCGCTCTTCATCCGGATGGCCTGGCACAGCGCCGGCACCTACCGCACCTCCGACGGCCGCGGCGGCGGTGGCACCGGCCAGCAGCGCTTTGCGCCCCTCAACAGCTGGCCCGACAACGGCAACCTGGACAAGGCGCGCTTGCTGCTGTGGCCTATCAAGCAGAAGTACGGCAAGCAGATCTCCTGGGCCGACCTGATGATCCTCGCCGGCAACTGCGCGCTGGAGTCGATGGGCTTCAAGACCTTCGGTTTCGCCGGCGGCCGCCCGGACGTCTGGGAGCCGGAAGAGGACGTCTACTGGGGCCCCGAGACCGAGTGGCTCGGCGACGAGCGCTATTACGGCGATCGGGAGCTCGAAAGCCCGCTCGCCGCGGTTCAGATGGGTCTGATCTACGTCAACCCGGAAGGGCCGAACGGCAACCCGGATCCGATCGCCTCCGGCCGCGACATCCGCGAGACCTTCGCGCGCATGGCGATGAACGACGAGGAGACCGTCGCGCTCACCGCGGGCGGCCACACCTTCGGCAAGGCCCATGGCGCGGGCGACCCGGCGCTCGTCGGCCCGGAACCCGAAGGCGCGCCGATCGCGGCCCAGGGCATGGGCTGGCTGAGCCGTCACGGCAGTGGCAAGGGCGGCGATACCATCACCAGCGGGATCGAAGGGGCCTGGACCCCGACCCCGACCCAGTGGGACAACAGCTACTTCGACACGCTGTTCGGCTACGAGTGGGAGGTCACCAAGAGCCCCGCGGGTGCCTATCAGTGGGTGCCCAAGGACGGCGCCGGCGCGGAGGCCGTGCCGGACGCCCACGATCCGTCGAAACGGCACGCGCCGATGATGACGACCGCGGACATGGCCATGCGGATGGACCCGATTTACGAGCCGATCTCGCGGCGCTTCCACGAGAACCCGGAAGAGCTCGCGGACGCCTTCGCCCGGGCCTGGTTCAAGCTGACCCACCGCGACATGGGCCCGCGCGCCCGCTATCTCGGCAAGGAGGTCCCCGCGGAGGAGCTGATCTGGCAGGACCCGATCCCCGAGGTCACCCATGAGCTGATCGACGACGCCGACATCGCCGCGCTCAAGGCCAGGATCCTCGAGTCCGGCCTGTCCATCTCCCAGCTGGTCTCGACCGCCTGGGCGTCGGCGGCGACCTTCCGCGGCTCCGACATGCGCGGCGGGGCGAACGGGGCACGCATCCGCCTCGCGCCGATGAAGGACTGGGAGGTCAATCAGCCGGCCCGGCTGGCCGAGGTCCTCGAGACCTTGGACGGCATCCGCAAGGACTTCGACGCCGCGCAGTCCGGCGGCAAGCGGGTCTCGCTCGCCGACCTGATCGTCCTCGGCGGTTGCGCCGCGGTCGAGGCGGCGGCGAAGAAGGCCGGTCACAGCGTCACGGTGCCCTTCACGCCGGGCCGTGGCGACGCCACGGCGGCCCAGACCGACGTCGAATCGGTCGCCGTGCTCGAGCCCATCGCGGACGGCTTCCGCAACTACCAGAAGGCCAAGTACACGGTCTCGGCCGAGGAGTTGCTGGTCGACCGGGCCCAGTTGCTGACCCTGACGGCGCCCGAGATGACGGTGCTCCTCGGCGGCCTGCGCGTCCTGGGGGCCAACGTCGGCGGCTCTGAGCATGGCGTCTTCACCGACCGCGTGGAGACCTTGAGCAACGACTTCTTCGTCAACCTGCTCGACCTGGGCACCACCTGGACGGCGACCTCCGACGAGGAGGACGCCTTCGAGGGCCGCGACCGCAGGACGGGCGACCTCAAGTGGACCGGCACCCGTGTCGATCTCATCTTCGGGTCCAACTCGCAGCTCCGCGCCCTCGCCGAAGCCTACGCCTGCGCCGACTCCCAGGCGGCCTTCGTCGACGACTTCGTGGCCGCGTGGGACAAGGTGATGAACCTGGACCGCTTCGACCTCGCCTGA
- a CDS encoding DUF4399 domain-containing protein: MGKLAKLAAAAVILTTGNAFGGETPSAPGAEVYFVNLKDGDRVESPVKVVFGLSGMGVAPAGTEKENTGHHHLFINRPPFGQGEDGADELEANIPADENHVHFGGGQTEVTLDLPPGTHSLQLVLADKDHIPHDPPVVSEVITVTVD; the protein is encoded by the coding sequence ATGGGAAAACTGGCTAAGCTGGCGGCCGCTGCCGTCATTCTGACAACCGGTAACGCTTTCGGCGGCGAAACGCCATCGGCGCCTGGTGCCGAGGTGTATTTCGTCAACCTGAAGGATGGCGATCGGGTCGAGAGTCCCGTGAAGGTCGTCTTCGGGCTGTCCGGCATGGGTGTGGCGCCCGCCGGTACGGAGAAGGAAAACACCGGGCACCACCATCTGTTCATCAACCGGCCGCCCTTTGGCCAGGGCGAGGACGGCGCAGACGAGCTGGAGGCCAACATCCCGGCGGACGAGAACCACGTCCATTTCGGCGGCGGTCAGACGGAGGTCACGCTGGACCTGCCACCCGGCACGCACAGTCTGCAGTTGGTGCTGGCTGACAAGGATCACATTCCACACGACCCGCCGGTCGTATCGGAGGTCATAACGGTAACGGTCGACTAG
- a CDS encoding LysR substrate-binding domain-containing protein, producing MNTRDLEYLVAVAEELHFGRAAERCHASQPALSGQLRKLEERLGVKVFERTKRHVRLTEIGDQIVARAREVLHHVDAMEKIAAAHRGPFVGPCVIGMPPTIGPYLTPLLLPAMKHYLPDIRLDLVEDFTDQLEQQLAEGALDIAILATSPTRTILSEIILYDEPFWVALPSNHPLTQQDAVDIAQIEPRELLLLADGHCLRDQIYEACKLDRTRALGDHGPRTQKTSLSTILSLVGSGDGITLVPAMSLSDAWVTDAGISVRPERSGTAGRTVRLTHRKGYPRMALVERLADIVAGIVPNTVHPSRR from the coding sequence ATGAACACCCGGGATCTCGAGTATCTGGTCGCCGTCGCCGAGGAACTCCATTTCGGCCGGGCCGCGGAGCGCTGCCATGCCAGCCAGCCGGCCTTGAGCGGTCAGCTGCGGAAACTGGAGGAACGGCTCGGCGTCAAGGTTTTCGAACGGACCAAACGGCACGTCCGGCTGACGGAAATCGGCGACCAGATCGTGGCCAGGGCGAGGGAGGTCCTGCACCACGTCGATGCCATGGAGAAGATCGCGGCCGCGCACAGGGGGCCCTTCGTCGGCCCCTGCGTGATCGGCATGCCGCCGACGATCGGTCCCTACCTCACGCCGCTGCTCCTGCCGGCCATGAAGCACTATCTGCCGGATATTCGCTTGGACCTCGTCGAGGACTTCACCGATCAACTGGAACAGCAGCTGGCGGAGGGCGCCTTGGACATCGCGATCCTCGCGACGAGCCCGACGCGCACGATCCTGTCGGAGATCATACTCTACGACGAGCCTTTCTGGGTGGCGCTGCCCAGCAACCACCCGCTGACGCAGCAGGACGCCGTCGATATCGCGCAGATCGAGCCGCGCGAGCTGCTGCTCCTCGCGGACGGCCATTGCCTGCGGGATCAGATCTACGAGGCGTGCAAGCTGGACAGGACCCGGGCGCTCGGCGATCACGGCCCGAGAACGCAGAAAACCAGCCTGTCGACCATCCTGTCCCTGGTCGGGTCCGGCGACGGCATCACGCTCGTGCCGGCGATGAGCCTGTCAGACGCCTGGGTGACCGACGCGGGCATCTCCGTGCGCCCCGAACGAAGCGGAACGGCCGGGCGGACCGTCCGACTGACCCACCGAAAGGGCTACCCACGAATGGCCTTGGTCGAGAGGCTGGCGGACATCGTCGCCGGAATCGTGCCGAACACGGTCCATCCCTCGAGACGCTAG
- a CDS encoding secondary thiamine-phosphate synthase enzyme YjbQ, translated as MRQVHDSLTVETRGQGLTEITGPLGAWLDRQGLGDGLLTLYLRHTSASLLIQENADPDVQRDLEDFLAKLVPEDPALYRHSAEGPDDMPAHIKAALTQTHLGIPLRDGRLALGTWQGVYLFEHRHAPQRREIALHLIGE; from the coding sequence ATGCGCCAGGTCCACGACAGCCTCACCGTCGAGACCCGGGGCCAGGGTCTGACCGAGATCACCGGACCGCTCGGCGCCTGGCTCGACCGCCAGGGGCTGGGCGACGGGCTGCTCACCCTCTACCTCCGGCACACCTCGGCCTCCTTGCTGATCCAGGAGAACGCCGACCCCGATGTCCAGCGCGACCTCGAGGACTTCCTGGCGAAACTGGTGCCGGAGGATCCCGCGCTCTACCGCCACAGCGCCGAGGGGCCGGACGACATGCCCGCGCACATCAAGGCGGCCCTGACCCAGACCCATCTCGGGATCCCGCTGCGCGACGGCCGTCTGGCCCTCGGCACCTGGCAGGGCGTCTACCTCTTCGAGCACCGCCACGCGCCGCAGCGCCGCGAGATCGCCCTGCACCTGATCGGCGAATAG
- a CDS encoding cache domain-containing protein — protein sequence MKLSIRSLILGGLITAQLASFAVLTVTVWLTAEDAARKQARSTLDGLSNLLTQETRQFFDNVEYATTLTQRLASGEIILVSDVEQIERYLFEIIKTNDQITGAFFANPEGEFVFVSRPTAEAAAQHYLFRRIVIEDQQRQEAVFLRDESFRPVSGGSLEDVEMGFDPRSRPWYEGALRSESVFWTAPYIFYSSRRPGISTAFAVRDRNRELVGVVGADVTLSRLSDFLRGLELGDGGFAFLTTGGGEVFAHSSVTIEPDGEALSLPTASDLGGALQASTGSASRLEKISPGEPRFLQFRHAGQSFLGLLFPVPSQRQDWLAGIVVPQSFFVGWFQSLGVWLGLAAAAMALAWGAAGYLVWRVIDGRLALIRGHAQRVLGGDLAPIREPTAGLAELRETELAVAKMIRGLDQKDRDNRALTQRLRKFFEGVEQSPVAVLMTDPAGRIEYVNPAFTALTGFEAGRAEGETPLLLASEEDDRAVYDSVVAALQRGQVWKGDLGVTTAEGEHLEIGVVAAPIKASDGQTVCCCAILHDKTIEKESQATIKAALEESVRANQAKTAFLAATSHELRTPLNAIIGFSEVMAAETFGPIGNDRYRKYSRAILESGRDLLGIISGILDLAAAESNRLLLIEDEVPLSQPLGEAIRMCHGVADRRSVEIEQVGGELPVMRLDALKCRQIFVNLIDNAIKSSPKGAAVTVAAEPQGDRRIVVDITDRGPGMSPAEARAVMQPFERLTRSASVSDQSGLGLGLPTAQAFARLHDADLQIFSAVGQGTTVRVTFPAERLVA from the coding sequence ATGAAGCTGTCAATTCGATCGCTGATCCTCGGCGGGCTGATCACCGCACAGCTGGCCAGCTTCGCCGTCCTGACCGTCACGGTCTGGCTGACCGCCGAAGACGCGGCGCGCAAGCAGGCGCGCTCGACCCTGGATGGCCTGTCCAACCTGCTCACCCAGGAGACGCGGCAGTTCTTCGACAACGTCGAGTACGCCACGACCCTGACCCAGCGGCTGGCCAGCGGCGAGATCATCTTGGTCAGCGACGTCGAGCAGATCGAGCGCTATCTCTTCGAGATCATCAAGACCAACGACCAGATCACCGGGGCCTTCTTCGCGAACCCCGAGGGGGAGTTCGTCTTCGTGTCCCGCCCGACGGCCGAAGCAGCGGCGCAGCATTATCTCTTCCGGCGGATCGTGATCGAGGACCAGCAGCGCCAGGAGGCGGTCTTCCTGCGCGACGAGAGCTTCCGCCCGGTCAGCGGCGGCAGCCTCGAAGACGTCGAGATGGGCTTCGACCCCAGAAGCCGGCCCTGGTACGAGGGCGCCCTGCGCAGCGAAAGCGTGTTCTGGACCGCCCCCTACATCTTCTACTCCAGCCGCCGTCCAGGCATCAGCACGGCCTTCGCGGTCCGGGACAGGAACCGGGAGCTCGTCGGCGTCGTCGGTGCCGACGTGACCTTGAGCCGGCTCTCGGATTTCCTCAGGGGCCTTGAGCTCGGCGACGGCGGCTTCGCCTTCCTGACGACCGGCGGCGGTGAGGTCTTCGCCCACTCCTCGGTGACGATCGAGCCGGACGGCGAGGCGCTCAGCCTGCCGACCGCCTCGGACCTCGGCGGCGCGCTTCAGGCGTCGACCGGGTCGGCCAGCCGGCTCGAGAAGATCAGTCCCGGTGAACCCCGCTTCCTGCAGTTCCGTCACGCCGGGCAATCCTTCCTCGGGCTGCTGTTTCCGGTTCCGAGCCAGCGCCAGGACTGGTTGGCCGGAATCGTCGTCCCCCAATCCTTCTTCGTCGGCTGGTTCCAGAGCCTGGGAGTCTGGCTCGGCCTCGCCGCCGCGGCCATGGCGCTCGCCTGGGGCGCAGCGGGCTACCTGGTCTGGCGCGTGATCGACGGGCGCCTGGCCCTGATCCGCGGCCACGCGCAGCGGGTGCTGGGAGGCGACCTCGCGCCGATCCGGGAGCCGACCGCGGGCCTGGCCGAGCTGCGCGAGACCGAGCTGGCGGTCGCCAAGATGATTCGGGGCCTGGACCAGAAGGACCGGGACAACCGGGCGCTGACCCAAAGGCTGCGCAAGTTCTTCGAAGGGGTCGAGCAGAGCCCGGTGGCGGTCCTGATGACCGATCCGGCCGGGCGGATCGAGTACGTCAACCCCGCCTTCACCGCGCTCACCGGCTTCGAGGCGGGCCGGGCGGAGGGCGAGACGCCCTTGCTGCTGGCCAGCGAGGAAGACGACAGGGCGGTCTACGACTCGGTGGTCGCGGCGCTGCAGCGCGGGCAGGTCTGGAAGGGCGACCTCGGAGTCACGACCGCCGAGGGCGAGCATCTGGAGATCGGCGTCGTCGCGGCACCGATCAAGGCGAGCGACGGGCAGACGGTCTGCTGCTGCGCGATCCTGCACGACAAGACCATCGAGAAGGAATCCCAGGCCACGATCAAGGCGGCCCTGGAGGAATCGGTGCGCGCCAACCAGGCCAAGACCGCCTTCCTGGCGGCCACCAGCCACGAGCTGCGCACGCCGCTCAACGCGATCATCGGCTTCAGCGAGGTCATGGCCGCGGAGACCTTCGGGCCGATCGGCAACGATCGCTATCGGAAGTACAGCCGGGCGATCCTGGAAAGCGGCCGCGACCTGCTCGGCATCATCAGCGGCATCCTCGACCTGGCCGCTGCCGAGAGCAATCGGCTCCTGCTGATCGAGGACGAGGTGCCGCTGAGCCAGCCCCTGGGCGAGGCGATCCGAATGTGCCACGGGGTCGCGGACCGGCGCTCGGTCGAGATCGAGCAGGTCGGCGGCGAGCTGCCGGTGATGCGCCTGGACGCCCTGAAGTGCCGACAGATCTTCGTCAACCTGATCGACAACGCGATCAAGTCCTCGCCCAAGGGCGCGGCGGTGACCGTCGCCGCCGAGCCCCAGGGCGACCGGCGGATCGTGGTCGACATCACCGACCGCGGGCCGGGCATGTCGCCGGCCGAGGCCCGCGCCGTCATGCAGCCCTTCGAGCGCCTGACCCGCTCGGCCAGCGTCAGCGACCAGAGCGGGCTCGGGCTCGGTCTGCCGACCGCCCAGGCCTTCGCCCGGCTGCACGATGCCGACCTCCAGATCTTCAGCGCGGTCGGCCAGGGCACGACGGTGCGCGTGACCTTCCCCGCCGAGCGCCTCGTCGCCTGA
- a CDS encoding pentapeptide repeat-containing protein encodes MTDSKDHAPEPEAPESKAPSSAPPKPEPPRSKTAKPGEASGAASRRRSPIPIRWHHTGFDLTVASVQAAVAAVTMAIALLGAFFIHDEYQDRRQARMTRAWELLHSTREIRFFNSGQIEALQSLHLSGANLRRVNLESRYLEGIELRGADFYDAHFSAANLAGADLRDTVLHGARMDIVNLTEARLDGADMSKAILSRARLIDASLRGVDLTEAVLAGTNLSGANLRRARGLTAEQLAGACATPERPPELPDGLPPPPACE; translated from the coding sequence ATGACCGACTCCAAAGACCACGCGCCGGAACCGGAGGCCCCGGAATCGAAGGCCCCTAGTTCGGCGCCGCCGAAACCGGAGCCCCCTCGGTCGAAGACGGCGAAGCCCGGTGAAGCCTCCGGCGCGGCCTCGAGACGGCGGTCGCCGATTCCGATCCGCTGGCACCACACGGGCTTCGATCTGACCGTGGCCTCGGTCCAGGCGGCCGTCGCCGCGGTGACCATGGCGATCGCGCTGCTCGGCGCCTTCTTCATCCACGACGAGTACCAGGACCGCCGCCAGGCCCGCATGACCCGGGCCTGGGAGCTGCTCCACAGCACCCGGGAGATCCGCTTCTTCAACTCCGGCCAGATCGAGGCCCTGCAGTCGCTGCACCTCTCGGGCGCCAACCTCCGGCGGGTCAACCTGGAGAGCCGCTATCTGGAAGGCATCGAGCTGCGCGGCGCCGACTTCTACGATGCCCACTTCTCGGCCGCCAACCTGGCCGGGGCGGACCTGCGCGACACGGTGCTGCACGGCGCCCGCATGGACATCGTGAATCTGACCGAGGCGCGCCTCGACGGCGCCGACATGAGCAAGGCGATCCTGAGCCGGGCGCGGCTGATCGACGCCTCGCTGCGCGGGGTCGACCTGACCGAGGCGGTGCTGGCCGGCACGAACCTCAGCGGCGCCAACCTGCGGCGGGCCCGGGGCCTGACCGCCGAGCAGCTGGCCGGGGCCTGTGCCACGCCCGAGCGGCCGCCCGAGCTGCCCGACGGCCTGCCGCCGCCGCCGGCCTGCGAGTAG